The Kribbella amoyensis genomic sequence GTCGGCACGATGTTCAGCGCGGCGGCGCGGGCGCGGCGCAGGTCCTTGTGCGGCGCGTCCTGCAGGTTCTGGTCCTGGGTGTACGCGTGGATCGTGGTCATCAGACCCTGCTCGATCGTGAACGCGTCGTGGATCGCCTTGGCCATCGGGGCCAGGCAGTTCGTGGTGCAGGACGCGTTCGAGATCACGGTGTGCTTCTCGGCGTCGTACAGGTCGTGGTTCACGCCCATCACGACGGTCAGGTCCTCGTTCTTCGCCGGGGCGGAGATGATGACCTTCTTGGCGCCGTTGTCGGCGTGCGTCTTGGCCTTGGTGGCGTCGGTGAAGAAGCCGGTGGACTCGATCACCACGTCGGCGCCCACATCAGACCACTTCAGGTTGGCCGGGTCGCGCTCGGCGAACGCCTTGATGCTGTGCCCGGCGACGGTGATGTCGTCCTCGGTCGCGGTGACGTCGCCCGGGAAACGGCCCAGGATCGAGTCGTACTTCAGCAGGTGGGCCAGGGTCTGGTTGTCGGTCAAGTCATTGACGGCGACGACCTCGATGTCGGCACCGGACGCC encodes the following:
- the gap gene encoding type I glyceraldehyde-3-phosphate dehydrogenase; its protein translation is MTVRVGINGFGRIGRNFFRAVQASGADIEVVAVNDLTDNQTLAHLLKYDSILGRFPGDVTATEDDITVAGHSIKAFAERDPANLKWSDVGADVVIESTGFFTDATKAKTHADNGAKKVIISAPAKNEDLTVVMGVNHDLYDAEKHTVISNASCTTNCLAPMAKAIHDAFTIEQGLMTTIHAYTQDQNLQDAPHKDLRRARAAALNIVPTSTGAAKAIGLVLPDLKGKLDGYALRVPTPTGSATDLTVNVGRETSVEEVNAVVKAAAEGPLKGFLRYTEDEIVSTDIVTDPASCIFDAGLTKVLGSQVKVVGWYDNEWGYSNRLVDLVNHVGASL